A part of Olleya sp. Bg11-27 genomic DNA contains:
- a CDS encoding DUF6268 family outer membrane beta-barrel protein: MQKHFKLVLLVILLFSGVYSANAQLTDLARLEYSYIPKNNSEDSFDRFRFALNYPIKIKEDSYLLIGGDYSRITLNLEDRYPFPTSNLRRLHILDFNLGYTFKVSENWRLGAKITPRLASTLRHKISGDDLFLNGGVYAIHDKTKDKSIKKPYRLILGLTYNSTTGIPLPLPFVSYYRRVNEKWSYNLGVPKTNLKYFINEQNIIQTFVGIDGYFANTQERFVIDGKEADSVSLSIILAGIGYEYCFTDHLVWYAYTGYSLSMNNRLRDENREDVFKLDNVNTFYLRTGIKFKI, from the coding sequence ATGCAGAAACATTTTAAATTAGTCCTACTTGTAATACTACTCTTTAGTGGGGTTTATAGTGCTAACGCGCAGCTAACAGATTTAGCGCGTTTAGAATATTCTTACATACCAAAAAACAATTCGGAAGACAGTTTTGATCGTTTTCGTTTTGCATTAAATTATCCAATCAAAATTAAAGAAGATAGTTATTTGCTTATTGGGGGGGATTATAGTCGAATTACACTAAATTTAGAAGATCGTTACCCTTTTCCAACGTCTAATTTAAGACGTTTACATATTTTAGATTTTAATTTAGGCTATACTTTTAAAGTGTCTGAAAATTGGCGATTAGGAGCTAAAATAACGCCAAGATTAGCGTCTACATTAAGACATAAAATTAGCGGAGACGATTTGTTTTTAAATGGAGGGGTTTATGCTATACATGACAAAACGAAGGATAAGAGTATAAAAAAACCTTATCGTTTAATTTTAGGACTAACCTATAATAGTACGACGGGTATCCCACTGCCATTACCGTTTGTGAGTTATTATCGTCGTGTAAATGAAAAATGGTCCTATAATTTAGGTGTGCCTAAAACAAACTTGAAGTATTTTATAAACGAACAAAATATTATTCAAACCTTTGTTGGTATTGATGGGTATTTTGCTAACACACAAGAACGTTTTGTTATTGATGGAAAAGAGGCAGATAGCGTGTCGTTATCTATAATATTGGCAGGTATTGGGTATGAGTATTGTTTTACAGACCATTTAGTTTGGTATGCTTACACAGGCTATAGTTTAAGTATGAATAATAGATTGAGAGACGAGAATCGAGAAGACGTATTTAAGTTGGATAATGTCAATACGTTTTATTTAAGAACAGGAATTAAATTTAAAATATAA
- a CDS encoding sigma-54-dependent transcriptional regulator, which yields MPKILVIEDEAAIRRVLIKILSEENDTYQVEEAEDGLVGLNKVRKEDYDLILCDIKMPKMDGVEVLEAVKKIKPEIPMVMISGHGDLDTAVNTMRLGAFDYISKPPDLNRLLNTVRNALDRKELVVENKILKKKVSKKYEMIGDSDAIAQIKGIIDKVAPTDARVLITGPNGTGKELVAHWLHEKSTRSKGPMIEVNCAAIPSELIESELFGHVKGAFTSAAKDRAGKFEAANGGTIFLDEIGDMSLSAQAKVLRALQESRIQRVGSDKDIKVDVRIVAATNKNLKKEISEGNFREDLYHRLAVILVKVPALNDRRDDIPLLINHFSAKIAEEQGTIHKVFSAKAIKLLQDYDWTGNIRELRNVVERLIILGAAEVSEQDVKLFASK from the coding sequence ATGCCAAAAATATTAGTAATAGAAGACGAAGCAGCGATTAGAAGAGTATTAATAAAAATTCTATCGGAAGAAAACGATACGTATCAAGTCGAAGAAGCAGAAGACGGACTAGTTGGTTTAAATAAAGTAAGAAAAGAAGATTACGATTTAATTTTGTGCGATATTAAAATGCCAAAAATGGATGGTGTTGAGGTTTTGGAAGCAGTCAAAAAAATAAAACCAGAAATACCAATGGTGATGATCTCTGGTCATGGGGATTTAGATACAGCTGTAAACACGATGCGTTTAGGGGCTTTTGATTATATCTCAAAGCCGCCAGATTTAAACCGTTTATTAAATACAGTTCGTAATGCTTTAGATCGAAAGGAATTAGTTGTAGAAAATAAAATTCTTAAAAAGAAGGTTAGTAAAAAATACGAAATGATTGGAGATAGCGATGCTATTGCTCAAATTAAGGGTATTATAGATAAAGTGGCACCTACCGACGCTAGAGTTTTAATTACGGGACCAAATGGGACAGGAAAGGAATTAGTGGCGCATTGGTTGCACGAAAAAAGTACAAGATCAAAAGGACCGATGATAGAAGTTAATTGTGCAGCTATACCATCAGAGTTAATCGAAAGTGAATTGTTTGGGCACGTCAAAGGGGCGTTTACAAGTGCAGCTAAAGATAGAGCAGGTAAGTTTGAAGCAGCCAATGGGGGAACCATTTTCCTAGACGAAATTGGGGATATGAGTCTATCAGCACAAGCAAAAGTATTACGAGCGTTACAAGAAAGTCGTATACAACGTGTGGGTAGTGATAAGGATATAAAAGTAGACGTGCGTATTGTTGCAGCAACTAATAAAAACTTAAAAAAGGAAATTTCGGAAGGAAATTTCCGAGAGGATTTATACCACAGATTAGCCGTTATATTGGTTAAAGTTCCAGCATTAAATGATAGACGTGACGATATTCCGTTACTAATAAATCATTTTTCTGCAAAAATAGCAGAAGAGCAAGGGACAATACATAAAGTTTTTTCGGCTAAAGCCATAAAATTATTGCAAGATTATGACTGGACTGGTAATATTAGAGAGCTTCGTAATGTTGTAGAAAGATTAATCATTTTAGGAGCAGCGGAAGTTAGCGAGCAAGACGTTAAATTATTTGCGAGTAAATAA
- a CDS encoding coiled-coil domain-containing protein produces the protein MKKKYLLLVLSIIFLNTSHAAVYQEGDVHTNLRIVSKNITEGIKSYNFEGLKYHARLAKKSIETTKSLLESTDCTTTYDLSQSISTYLDTALLGDDLAAGRSYLYMAEDLIDKTFYEYEVCTNVQDDISDVSNGNNNELSQLEQQQADLKRQQAELEQKANDLKRKLEEQKVKESILEKEVFMTQQDKTIAENIKGYNDLLKNCNCNASVSTTSEDKTILTSKSIEELKSYYLDKIIRTTENYLQLLHSCK, from the coding sequence ATGAAAAAAAAATATTTACTCCTTGTTTTATCTATTATCTTTTTAAACACTAGTCATGCTGCTGTATATCAAGAAGGTGATGTACATACAAACCTTAGAATAGTTAGTAAAAATATAACAGAAGGTATTAAGTCTTATAATTTTGAAGGATTAAAGTATCATGCCAGATTAGCAAAAAAATCTATTGAAACAACTAAGAGTCTATTAGAATCTACAGATTGCACTACTACTTATGACTTATCACAAAGCATCTCTACCTATCTAGACACTGCACTATTAGGTGATGATTTGGCAGCTGGACGATCTTACTTATATATGGCTGAAGATTTAATTGATAAAACTTTTTATGAATATGAGGTTTGTACTAACGTACAAGACGACATTAGCGACGTTTCTAATGGGAATAACAATGAATTATCACAATTAGAACAACAACAAGCAGACTTAAAGAGACAACAAGCAGAATTAGAACAAAAGGCTAATGACTTAAAAAGAAAACTTGAAGAGCAAAAGGTCAAAGAATCGATATTAGAAAAAGAGGTTTTTATGACACAGCAAGACAAAACAATAGCTGAGAATATAAAAGGGTATAACGATTTATTGAAAAACTGTAATTGTAACGCTAGCGTCAGTACCACTTCTGAAGACAAAACAATATTAACTTCTAAATCCATAGAAGAATTAAAGTCCTATTATTTAGATAAAATAATACGCACAACAGAAAATTATCTTCAACTACTACACAGTTGTAAATAA
- a CDS encoding PPK2 family polyphosphate kinase — MKDINTNDHKITSKIKLSGLPSKHDLGADKDTTEEELKRVRRKLGDLQDTMYAHGKYSVLVCLQGMDTSGKDSLIREVFKDFNARGVEVMSFKVPTELELKHDYLWRHYIKLPARGKFGVHNRTHYENVLVTRVHPEYILGEKLPFVHSIDDVNESFWDKRFEQINNFEKHLTDNGTLVFKFFMNLSKDEQRNRLLRRLDKKEKNWKFSAGDLKERKLWDQYMDCYEDAINRTSTENAPWYNIPADDKHTARLIVAQILYDTLKEYKDIKEPELDDKTKANLHLYKDQLNNE, encoded by the coding sequence ATGAAAGACATCAATACTAATGACCATAAGATCACTTCAAAAATAAAATTAAGTGGCTTGCCAAGTAAACATGATTTAGGAGCAGATAAGGATACTACGGAAGAAGAACTGAAACGAGTAAGACGTAAGTTGGGAGATCTTCAAGATACCATGTATGCACATGGTAAATATTCTGTTTTAGTATGTTTACAAGGTATGGACACGTCTGGAAAAGATAGTTTAATACGCGAGGTTTTTAAAGATTTTAATGCAAGAGGTGTTGAAGTGATGAGTTTTAAGGTGCCTACCGAGCTAGAGTTAAAGCATGATTACCTTTGGCGTCACTACATTAAGTTACCAGCAAGAGGTAAATTTGGAGTGCACAATCGTACACATTATGAAAACGTATTAGTGACGCGCGTACATCCTGAATATATCTTGGGAGAAAAGTTGCCTTTTGTGCATAGTATTGACGATGTCAACGAGAGTTTTTGGGATAAGCGTTTTGAGCAAATCAATAATTTTGAGAAGCATTTAACTGATAATGGGACTTTAGTTTTTAAATTTTTTATGAATTTATCAAAAGACGAACAACGTAACCGTTTACTACGTCGTTTGGATAAAAAAGAAAAAAATTGGAAATTTTCTGCAGGCGATCTAAAAGAACGCAAGCTATGGGACCAATATATGGATTGTTATGAAGATGCTATAAATAGAACAAGCACAGAAAATGCACCTTGGTATAATATTCCAGCAGACGATAAGCACACAGCACGATTAATCGTAGCTCAAATTTTGTATGATACATTAAAAGAGTATAAAGACATAAAAGAGCCAGAGTTGGATGATAAAACTAAAGCCAATCTACATTTGTATAAAGACCAATTAAATAACGAGTAA
- a CDS encoding M20/M25/M40 family metallo-hydrolase — MKQLALFITFLLSLNVTAQSDQDALKTIYSQSLTNGKAYQWLDHLSNQIGGRLSGSVSAEKAVQYTKSELEKLGLDKVWLQEVMVPKWERGDKEVAYFTTNTSRFDVNICALGGSIATANSGLEAAVIEVNSFEELAELGTKVKGKIVFFNGAMNPELIHTFEAYGGCSKQRYAGAYEASKLGAVGVIVRSLNLRQDDLPHTGSMGYMDLSNDQRIPSAAISTNDANKLSEALKKDTNLKFYFKQNCQQFEDVLSYNVIGEITGSEFPNEFMVVGGHLDSWDLGDGSHDDGAGVVQSMDVIRLLKESGIKPKRTIRVVLFMNEENGLRGGKKYAEEAKRKNENHVFALESDSGGFSPRGFSFDCSEAVLNKVLGWESLFKPYLIHYFEKGYSGADIGPLKNETIVMAGLRPDSQRYFDHHHAANDTFDAVNKRELELGAATMTSLVYLFDKYGASDIPQVKEFKD; from the coding sequence ATGAAACAACTAGCATTATTTATAACCTTTTTGCTATCATTAAACGTCACAGCTCAATCAGATCAAGACGCATTAAAAACCATTTACAGTCAATCTTTAACTAATGGAAAAGCTTATCAATGGTTAGATCATTTATCAAATCAAATAGGTGGTCGTTTATCAGGATCTGTAAGTGCAGAAAAAGCAGTGCAATACACAAAATCAGAACTCGAGAAATTAGGTTTAGATAAGGTGTGGTTGCAAGAAGTGATGGTTCCAAAATGGGAGCGTGGAGATAAAGAAGTTGCATATTTTACAACTAATACTAGTCGGTTTGATGTCAATATTTGTGCTTTAGGAGGTTCTATTGCAACAGCAAATTCAGGATTAGAAGCAGCAGTTATAGAAGTTAATAGTTTTGAAGAATTGGCAGAACTTGGAACAAAGGTTAAAGGTAAAATAGTGTTTTTTAATGGTGCAATGAATCCGGAGTTAATACATACTTTTGAAGCTTACGGCGGCTGTTCTAAACAGCGGTACGCAGGCGCTTATGAAGCTAGTAAATTGGGAGCTGTTGGAGTTATAGTTAGATCTTTAAACTTACGTCAAGATGATTTGCCGCATACAGGAAGCATGGGATATATGGATTTATCAAACGACCAACGCATACCATCTGCAGCAATTAGTACAAATGATGCTAATAAGCTGTCTGAAGCATTAAAAAAAGACACTAATTTAAAATTCTATTTTAAGCAAAACTGTCAACAATTTGAAGACGTGTTGTCCTATAATGTTATTGGTGAAATTACAGGAAGCGAATTTCCAAATGAGTTTATGGTTGTTGGGGGACATTTAGATTCTTGGGATTTAGGAGATGGCTCTCATGATGACGGAGCAGGAGTAGTGCAATCTATGGATGTGATCAGATTATTAAAGGAAAGCGGAATCAAACCTAAACGTACCATCAGAGTTGTGCTATTTATGAATGAAGAAAACGGGTTACGTGGCGGAAAAAAATATGCTGAAGAAGCTAAGCGCAAAAACGAAAATCATGTCTTTGCTTTAGAGAGTGATTCAGGAGGGTTTTCCCCTCGTGGGTTTAGTTTTGATTGTAGTGAAGCTGTATTAAATAAAGTGTTAGGTTGGGAGTCTTTATTCAAACCATACCTTATTCATTATTTTGAAAAAGGATACAGTGGTGCGGATATTGGACCATTAAAAAATGAAACGATTGTAATGGCTGGTCTACGTCCAGATTCTCAGCGGTATTTTGATCATCATCACGCCGCAAACGATACGTTTGATGCGGTAAATAAACGCGAGTTGGAGCTTGGTGCAGCAACAATGACAAGCTTAGTGTATTTGTTTGATAAATACGGGGCAAGTGATATACCACAGGTTAAGGAATTTAAAGATTAG
- a CDS encoding type II secretion system protein GspG — MNKQMTQIHELLKAEKKQFSTYPKQLNTIIRNNPLHRNLTLDAWGNAFSYSVTEDGLEYSLVSKGADGVLNTEDDVE, encoded by the coding sequence ATGAATAAACAGATGACGCAAATTCATGAATTACTTAAAGCTGAAAAAAAACAATTCAGTACATATCCAAAACAGTTAAACACTATTATTAGAAATAACCCTTTGCACAGAAATTTGACTCTTGATGCTTGGGGGAATGCCTTTTCATATAGTGTTACAGAAGATGGGTTAGAGTACAGCTTAGTTTCAAAAGGTGCGGATGGTGTTTTAAATACAGAAGATGATGTGGAATAA
- a CDS encoding M23 family metallopeptidase, translated as MMWNNYKMMLFCCLLFFQCKEDRQVAIDTKRQDAKEDVLKFKKKPLDTFKVTSGYDFPVGKPDAKHYYNAQGFQENDHLGDDWNGIGGGNTDLGDPIYAIANGYVSFAEDIEGGWGNVIRIVHYNPDNSKIESLYAHCQSISVLKGQYVTKGANIGTIGTANGAYMAHLHLEIRTILNLPIGPGYSSETEGYLGPTDYINNNR; from the coding sequence ATGATGTGGAATAATTATAAAATGATGTTGTTCTGTTGCTTGCTTTTTTTTCAATGTAAAGAAGACAGACAAGTTGCAATAGATACTAAAAGACAAGATGCAAAAGAAGATGTACTAAAATTTAAAAAGAAACCACTAGACACTTTTAAAGTGACTAGTGGTTATGATTTTCCTGTAGGAAAACCTGATGCAAAACACTATTATAATGCGCAAGGGTTTCAAGAAAATGACCATTTAGGAGATGATTGGAATGGCATTGGAGGAGGTAATACCGATTTAGGTGATCCAATTTATGCAATAGCAAATGGCTATGTCTCTTTTGCGGAAGATATAGAAGGGGGGTGGGGCAATGTCATTCGAATCGTGCATTATAATCCTGATAATTCTAAAATTGAATCACTCTATGCGCATTGTCAATCCATTTCTGTTTTGAAAGGACAATACGTAACAAAAGGGGCTAATATTGGAACAATAGGTACGGCAAACGGTGCTTATATGGCTCATTTACATTTAGAGATAAGGACTATTTTGAACCTACCAATAGGTCCTGGGTATTCTTCAGAAACAGAAGGCTATTTAGGCCCAACAGATTATATTAATAACAATAGATGA
- a CDS encoding response regulator: MTDPINLICIIDDDPIYAFAVQKLFKMNNFSNKCVVFKNGQEALEGLNNIHNRHGALPDLILLDINMPIMDGWQFLEVYKSTSLHKKTPIFITSSSVDNLDVSKAKTNDLVRGYVNKPLNLNSLILIKSKCL, encoded by the coding sequence ATGACTGATCCAATAAACTTAATTTGCATTATTGACGATGACCCGATCTATGCTTTTGCGGTACAAAAACTTTTTAAGATGAATAACTTTTCTAATAAATGTGTTGTTTTTAAAAATGGACAAGAGGCTTTAGAGGGGTTAAATAATATCCATAATAGACACGGCGCTTTACCAGACTTAATTTTATTAGACATCAATATGCCAATAATGGATGGTTGGCAATTTTTAGAGGTTTATAAAAGCACCAGTCTACATAAAAAGACACCCATTTTTATCACCAGTTCCTCTGTGGACAACTTAGATGTTAGTAAAGCAAAAACGAATGACCTAGTTAGAGGTTACGTCAATAAACCACTCAATTTAAACAGCTTGATTCTAATTAAAAGCAAGTGTCTTTAA
- a CDS encoding sensor histidine kinase, with the protein MLTDSNQTILSDEIHDKDFLTTIENSLAIGSWELDVITNTLKWSSFTKKIHEVNTDYIPDVEHAINFYKEGIHREKITKLFNDALANGKTFDDEFIIITAKGNEKWIRSIGHPKCVNGKCTAVRGVFQDITTKTIENKKTVLKEKQFRSLFNYSLTGMALLSLEGNWLKVNHGICKILGYTEEEFLESNFLKQTHLEDKDLGVKELNLMLSGNLDNHQIEKRYLHKNGSTIHCILSLIIVRDANGDPKHFIANINDVSEIKNSQDRITGLLKVTSKQNDRLINFAHIVSHNLRSHGGNLDMLLKLKKEEYPESITNEYFPLIEKAVDNLNQTIQNLNDVALYHTLDNNKLESLNLLHYTSNALKTIKGLTIANSVEIDIAIDEETTVKAIPAYLDSIIINFLTNAIKYKRPNINPIIKIEALKKDKHTLLTITDNGQGIDLDKHGNKLFGMYNVFHKHKDARGLGLFIVKNQIEAIGGKIYVESVVGKGTKFIIHFNHD; encoded by the coding sequence ATGTTAACTGATTCCAACCAAACCATATTGTCTGACGAAATTCATGACAAAGACTTTTTGACAACCATTGAAAATTCACTCGCTATTGGCTCTTGGGAACTTGATGTTATAACTAACACTTTAAAATGGAGTTCTTTTACTAAGAAAATACATGAAGTTAATACAGATTATATTCCTGATGTAGAACATGCTATTAATTTTTATAAAGAAGGAATACATAGAGAAAAGATTACAAAACTATTCAATGATGCCTTAGCAAACGGAAAAACCTTTGATGACGAATTTATAATTATTACCGCTAAAGGAAACGAAAAATGGATACGATCTATTGGTCACCCAAAATGCGTAAATGGCAAATGCACAGCCGTACGAGGAGTTTTTCAAGATATTACAACAAAAACAATTGAAAACAAAAAAACGGTTTTAAAAGAAAAACAATTTAGATCTCTTTTTAACTACTCACTAACAGGCATGGCACTTTTAAGTCTAGAAGGTAATTGGCTTAAAGTAAATCACGGTATTTGTAAAATTCTAGGTTATACCGAAGAAGAGTTCCTAGAATCTAACTTTTTAAAACAAACCCATTTAGAAGATAAAGACCTTGGTGTAAAAGAATTGAATTTAATGTTATCTGGGAACTTAGATAATCATCAAATAGAAAAAAGATATTTACATAAAAACGGATCAACTATTCACTGTATATTGTCCTTAATAATTGTTAGAGATGCTAATGGCGATCCTAAACATTTTATTGCAAATATTAATGATGTGTCTGAAATAAAAAATAGTCAAGACAGAATAACAGGTTTATTAAAAGTGACATCTAAACAAAATGATCGGTTAATTAATTTTGCTCATATCGTATCTCACAATTTAAGATCACACGGCGGTAATCTAGACATGCTTTTAAAATTAAAAAAAGAAGAATATCCAGAATCTATTACTAACGAATACTTTCCTCTTATCGAAAAAGCAGTCGATAATTTAAACCAAACTATTCAAAACCTAAATGATGTTGCACTCTACCACACTTTAGATAACAACAAACTAGAATCTTTAAATCTGTTACATTATACTTCAAATGCTTTAAAAACAATCAAAGGATTAACAATAGCTAATTCTGTTGAAATAGATATCGCCATAGATGAAGAAACTACGGTTAAAGCCATACCTGCTTATTTAGATAGTATTATTATAAATTTTTTAACCAATGCTATTAAATATAAAAGACCCAATATTAATCCCATAATAAAAATAGAAGCCTTAAAAAAAGACAAACACACACTCCTAACCATTACTGATAATGGTCAGGGTATTGATTTAGATAAGCATGGAAACAAATTATTTGGTATGTATAACGTGTTTCACAAACACAAAGATGCCAGAGGACTTGGGCTATTTATTGTAAAAAACCAAATAGAAGCTATTGGTGGCAAAATATACGTTGAAAGCGTTGTTGGAAAAGGCACTAAATTTATAATACATTTTAATCATGACTGA
- the lysA gene encoding diaminopimelate decarboxylase, producing the protein MQNSQLLKIAEDFGSPVYIYDADIIAAQYNRLTSAFKTVDQLKINYAVKALSNISILKLMKQLGAGLDTVSLQEVQLGLAAGFAAENIIFTPNGVSLQEIETVAALGCQINIDNLSILEQFGTKHPKTPVCIRINPHVMAGGNTNISVGHIDSKFGISIHQIPHILRIVENTKMNINGIHMHTGSDILDIDVFLYASEILFETAKNFRHLDFIDFGSGFKVPYNTGDIETNIEEFGEKLTTRFNAFCAEYGRPLTLAFEPGKFLVSEAGHFLVNVNVVKQTTSTVFAQVDSGFNHLIRPMLYGSQHSIRNISNPEGRQRFYSVVGYICETDTFATNRRISEINEGDILAFSNAGAYCYSMASNYNSRYRPAEVLVYNGDAHLIRKRETFDDILNNQIEIDI; encoded by the coding sequence ATGCAAAACAGTCAATTACTTAAGATAGCAGAGGACTTTGGGAGTCCTGTATACATTTATGATGCAGATATTATAGCTGCACAATACAATCGTTTAACCTCTGCTTTTAAAACTGTAGATCAATTAAAAATCAATTACGCAGTTAAAGCGTTATCCAATATCTCAATTTTAAAATTAATGAAACAGCTCGGTGCTGGACTAGACACAGTGTCTTTGCAAGAAGTACAATTAGGATTAGCTGCTGGGTTTGCTGCCGAAAACATCATTTTCACCCCAAACGGCGTCTCGCTACAAGAAATAGAAACTGTTGCAGCATTAGGGTGTCAAATTAATATTGATAACCTCTCTATATTAGAACAATTTGGAACTAAACACCCTAAAACACCTGTTTGTATTAGAATTAATCCACATGTCATGGCTGGTGGAAACACTAATATATCTGTTGGACATATAGATAGTAAATTTGGAATCTCCATACATCAGATTCCGCATATTTTAAGAATTGTTGAAAACACAAAAATGAATATCAACGGAATCCACATGCACACCGGAAGTGATATTTTAGATATTGATGTCTTTTTATATGCTAGTGAAATTTTATTTGAAACTGCTAAAAACTTTAGACATTTAGATTTTATAGATTTTGGCTCTGGTTTTAAAGTCCCTTACAACACTGGAGATATAGAAACGAATATCGAAGAGTTTGGAGAAAAATTAACGACCCGATTTAATGCATTTTGTGCTGAATATGGTAGACCATTAACTTTAGCTTTTGAACCAGGGAAATTTTTAGTTAGCGAAGCTGGACATTTTTTAGTGAATGTAAACGTGGTTAAACAAACAACCTCAACAGTTTTTGCACAAGTAGATAGTGGTTTTAATCACTTAATTAGACCAATGCTGTACGGCTCACAACATAGTATTAGAAATATTTCTAACCCGGAAGGCCGCCAGCGTTTTTATAGTGTTGTTGGTTACATCTGCGAAACGGATACTTTTGCAACTAACAGACGTATTTCAGAAATTAATGAAGGTGACATTTTAGCTTTTAGTAATGCCGGCGCGTATTGCTACTCTATGGCTAGTAACTATAACTCGCGTTACAGACCTGCAGAAGTATTAGTTTACAACGGAGACGCTCATTTAATCAGAAAAAGAGAAACATTTGATGACATTTTAAACAATCAAATTGAAATTGACATATAA
- the sucC gene encoding ADP-forming succinate--CoA ligase subunit beta produces MNLHEYQGKELLSSFGVRIQRGIVAQNAEEAVAAAKKLTEDTGTGWHVVKAQVHAGGRGKGGGVKLAKNLDAVKTIAGEIIGMDLVTPQTSAEGKRVHQVLICEDVYYPGDSEPEEYYMSVLLNRGNGRNMIMYSTEGGMDIETVAEETPHLIFTEEIDPATGILPFQARKIAFNLGLSGAAFKDMTKFVTALYTAYDKSDSSLFEINPVLKTSDDKIMAVDAKVTIDDNALFRHKDLAAMRDLREENAIEVEAGEQGLNYVDLDGNVGCMVNGAGLAMATMDLIKQAGGEPANFLDVGGTADAARVEIAFELILRDPAVKAILINIFGGIVRCDRVAQGVIDAYKNMGNISVPIIVRLQGTNADIAKKLIDDSGLDVMSATEFQEAADKVQAVLA; encoded by the coding sequence ATGAATTTACACGAATATCAAGGAAAAGAATTATTAAGCAGCTTTGGCGTACGTATCCAACGTGGTATTGTAGCACAAAATGCTGAAGAAGCGGTTGCTGCAGCTAAAAAATTAACTGAAGATACTGGAACAGGATGGCACGTTGTTAAAGCGCAAGTTCATGCTGGTGGACGTGGTAAAGGTGGTGGAGTTAAGTTGGCTAAAAACTTAGACGCAGTTAAAACTATCGCTGGAGAAATTATAGGAATGGATTTGGTAACACCTCAAACTTCAGCAGAAGGTAAGCGTGTGCACCAAGTATTAATATGTGAAGACGTATACTATCCTGGAGATTCTGAGCCAGAAGAATATTATATGTCTGTATTATTAAATAGAGGTAATGGACGTAACATGATTATGTATTCTACAGAAGGTGGAATGGATATTGAAACTGTTGCTGAAGAAACACCACATTTAATCTTTACAGAAGAAATCGATCCTGCAACAGGAATCTTACCTTTTCAAGCGCGTAAAATTGCTTTTAACTTAGGTTTGTCAGGAGCAGCTTTTAAAGACATGACTAAATTTGTAACAGCATTATATACTGCTTATGACAAGTCAGACTCTTCATTATTTGAAATCAACCCAGTTTTAAAAACTAGTGATGACAAAATAATGGCAGTTGATGCTAAAGTAACGATTGACGATAACGCCTTATTTAGACATAAAGATTTAGCAGCAATGCGCGATTTACGTGAAGAAAATGCTATTGAAGTAGAAGCAGGAGAGCAAGGACTTAACTATGTAGACCTTGACGGAAACGTGGGTTGTATGGTAAATGGTGCTGGTTTAGCGATGGCAACTATGGATTTAATTAAGCAAGCAGGTGGAGAGCCAGCTAACTTTTTAGACGTTGGTGGTACTGCAGATGCAGCAAGAGTAGAAATTGCTTTCGAGCTTATTTTAAGAGATCCAGCTGTTAAAGCAATTTTAATTAACATTTTTGGTGGTATCGTTCGTTGTGATCGTGTTGCTCAAGGTGTAATTGATGCTTATAAAAACATGGGTAACATTAGTGTACCAATTATTGTACGTTTACAAGGTACTAATGCAGATATCGCTAAAAAATTAATTGACGATTCTGGATTAGATGTAATGAGTGCTACAGAATTCCAAGAAGCAGCAGATAAGGTACAAGCAGTATTAGCTTAA
- a CDS encoding DUF1456 family protein: protein MTNNDILKKLRVAHQLRDTDIVDILALVDFRVTKSELNALFRREDHPNYVECGDQILRNFLNGLVIHLRGPMPKKGEKPSGDDSAKAKPKKIDLNKTYNKSQKKSN from the coding sequence ATGACAAACAACGATATTTTAAAAAAGCTGAGAGTAGCGCATCAATTGCGTGATACAGATATTGTGGATATCTTAGCTTTGGTAGACTTTAGAGTTACTAAATCAGAACTAAATGCTCTTTTTAGACGTGAAGACCATCCTAACTATGTAGAGTGTGGTGATCAGATTTTACGTAACTTTTTAAATGGCTTAGTAATCCACTTAAGAGGACCAATGCCTAAAAAAGGAGAGAAACCATCTGGCGATGATTCCGCGAAAGCGAAACCTAAAAAAATAGACTTAAACAAAACGTACAATAAGTCACAAAAAAAGAGCAACTAA